CTCCTCTCGAGGGGCTGGTACGCGGGCCGAAGGGCTGTCAGTCGTTGGTGATCTGGCAGGTGGCCGGGCACACCGTCAGGCGGCAGCTCCTGCCACAGCTCACGGCGCACGCTCCGACCGCCTGCTCCTCCTGCGCGACGAGCTCCTGCAGAGCCTCGATGTCGAACTCCATGGCATGTCCTTCCGGATTGTGGATCGAGTCGGTACGGGTGACAGCGACTGTCACTCGCCGGTGGTCGTGCAGGTGCGCGGGCATATCGTCGGGGAGCAGGTCCGCACGCAGCCGGCGGCGGCCTGCGCCTCCTGCGGGACGAGCAGCTGGAGGGCCTCGAGGTCGAAGTCCATGAATGATCACCTCCTCTCAAGGGGCTGGCAGTCGGGCCGGACGAACCGTCAGTTGCCGATCGTCGCGGCGGTCTGCGGGCACAGGGTCAGGCCGCAGGTTCTGATGCAGCTCGGGCTGCAGGCGCCGACGGCCTGCTCCTCCTGCACGACGAGCTCCTGCAGGGCCTCGATGTCGAAGTCCATGAATGATCACCTCCTTCCGGTGGACTCGGCCCGAGGGGGCCGTCAGCCATCGGTGGCCGCGCAGGTCGCCGGGCAGATCGTCAGGCGACAGGTCTTGTTGCAGGTCCAGTCGCAAGCGCCGACCGCCTGCTCCTCCTGCGCGACGAGCTCCTGCAGGGCCTCGATGTCGAAGTCCATGGGTCATCACCTCCTTTCGTGGGCGGGTACGCGGGCGGGTCGGGCGGCCGGCTCGCCGTCGGCGAGGAACCGGGCCACCAGGGCGGCGACCGGGTCCCGGACGGACGCACCGAGAACGGCATGGCCGCGGTCAGGGGGTTCGAGATAGCGGAAGTCCGTGCCCTCACGGCGGCCGAGGCCGGCCAACTGGCACACCAGCTCCCGGGAGTGGGCCACCGGCGTGGACTCGTCGCGGGCCCCGTGGACCAGCAGCAGCCGGGCCCGCAGGTCAGCCGCGAACCGGGTCACGTCGCGCGGCCCGAGGGCGTCGGTCGCCTCGGTGAGCCCGTCGAGGCGCTCCACCATGCCGCGCACCGTCACGAAGCCCTCGGCGTGCAGCCTTGGTCCGGACAGGAACGGGGCGACGGCCACGCAGGCGGACCACAGGTCCGGTCGGGTGGCGGCGGCCAGCAGTGCCAGGTAGCCGCCGTAGCTGACGCCGAGCACGGCGGGGCGCTCCAGTCCCGGCGCGCGGCAGGCCCGGACGAACGCCCCGACGGCCGACACGTCGGCGAGGTCGGGCACGCCCCAGGCTCCGACCAGGGCGAGCGTGTGCTCGGCCCCGTAGCCGGTACTGCCGCGCTGGTTGGGTGCCACGACCGCGATGCCGGCCGCCGCGAGGAGCTGGAACAGCGGGTTGAAGCCGAGCGTCCAACGGCTGGTCGGGCCGCCGTGCAGGGTGACCACGACCAGGGGGCTGGTGCGCCAGTCCGGCCCGTAGACCACGGCCTCGACCGGCCCCTGCGCCCCCGGGAAGGACTCCACCCGGCCGGGCCGCCAGGGCCCCACCGGTGCGGTGGGTACCCGCAGGTCCGGCGAGCCCGGTGGCAGCCAGGCCATGGTCCGGGGCCGTCGGGGGTCGGAGTGCGGCAGCCAGAGCCCGGCGGGGGTCCAGGCCGCGAGCGGGAGGATCTCGCCCTCCGGCACCACGATCCGCCGCACCGCCCCGGTCTCGGTGTTCCAGCAGCTGAGCTCCGAACGTGCGCCGGCGGTCTCCAGGACGGCCGCATACGTCCCGGTCGGATCCAGCGCCAGCGGGTGGACGACCCCCGCGGGGGAGTGTCCGGCTCGAGCGCGCGGATGCTCCCGTCGGTGAGGTCCGCCCGGGCGAGCGCCGGTCCCTGCGGACCCCGCAGGGCGACCAGCAGGTGCTGCTCGGTGCCGGCCAGCACCCGGGAGGTGTCGTCTAGGAACGTCACCGGGACGGCGGTCCCGTCGCGGGGATCGACCAGCAGGCGCACCCGGCCGGACGCCGCCTCCACGGCGAACAGGATCCGCGAGCCGCAGATCGTCACGTCCTGGACCGGCCCCGGCAGGCGGACCAGCTCCTGGAGCCACGGGGTTCCGGTGGTCACCCGGTACACCGTCGTCCCCTCGTCCGCCGCACCCGGATCGGCTCCGCGACCCGACCAGGCCAGGGCCAGGCCGGGGGCCTCCACCGGTAGGGCCAGCAGGGCGAGCGGTGCGTGCCGCGTGCTGCCCAGGGCGGTGAGCCGCCCGTCGTCGTGGAGCAGATCCAGGGACTGGGTGTCCTCGGAGCCGTGCCGGGAGACCAACAGCCGTCCGCCGTCCAGCGGGAGGACCATGGTGTAGGCGGGGTCGCAGGTCAGCTCGGCGGAGAAGTCCAGGACCGGCCCGTCCTGCCGCAGGCTCCAGCTCTCGGCCCGGTGCCGGCCGGACTCGGTGGCGGCCAGGCAGGCGGCCCGGGTGCCGGCGGCGGAGAACCGGAAGCTGATCCTCGACGTCACGGTGGTGTCGTCGATGTACCCCTGCCAGGGGGTCGTCACCGCGTCACCAGCTGCATCGAGCGCCGGGCGCCGTCGGCCGCCTGCTCCGCCGTCCCGTCGACCATCCAGGGCCGGCCCCCGCCGTGCGCCAGGCGCAGCAGGAAGCCCACCGCGCCGCTCAGGCCGACGTTGTAGTCGGCTGCCACGCCCTGCGAGGACTCGTCGGGGATCACCAGCCGCTCGCCGTGGACACCGTGGCGCAGCACCATCGAGGCGGCCAGCTCCTCGGCCCACCCCGGTACGGGCCGCCGACGGCGTCCGCGAGATCGAGCAGGAACTCGCCGTTGCCGGCCAGACCGTGGCAGGCCGCCGTTCCCGAGAACCACCGGGCCCGGTGGACGGCCTGCGCGGCCTGCTCCGTCAGGCGCAGGTACTCGGCGTCGCCGGTGGCCTGCCACAGTCGCAGCAGGAAGGTGCCGACCCCGGAGGAACCACTGCACCAGTGGAAGCGCATGCCCGTGCCGGGCTCGTCGCTGCGGTCGTTGCGCCAGTACGCCCCCGACGGGCCGCGCTCGGCCTCGAAGGCCAGGGTGTTCCCGGCGGCCACGGCGGCCTCCAGGTACCGCTGGTCGCCGGTGGCCTGCGCGGTCGCCAGCAGGGTGTACCCGACTCCGGCGACGCCGTGGGCGAAGCCGAGGTGGTTGATGCCCGCCAGCAGGGAGTCCATGCTCTTGGGGACGGGCCAGTAGAGTCGGCCGTCGCCGGGCTCGGCAGCCGCCAGCAGGGCGTCGCCGCCCCTGGTCGCCCGCTCCAGGAACTCGCCGCGACCGGTGCCGCGCCACAGGTGGAGCTGGGCCAGCACGGAGCCGGCGACGCCGTGGCAGACGTCCGGGTTGGGCCACTCCACCGGGACGGACAGGCCCAGCTCGACCGCCTGCTGCGCCAACTCCTCGTCACCGAGGTGGCGGGCCGCGTCGTGGAGCGCCCAGGCGGTGCCGGAGCGCCCGAAGTACAGGCCGGGCATCAGCCGGGGAGTTTTGTCGCGGCGCCGAGCGGTCCAGTCCGCCGCCCGGGCGACGGCCGCGCGCAGGTCCTCCCGCCGCAGGTGACGGTCGGCCAGGGTGAGCAGGCCCAGGACGCCGGCCGAGCCGTGCTGGACGTTGCAGGCGTCGGTGCCCTCGCCGAAGTCGGTGCTCGGCCACAGCCGCCGGTCGTCGTCGCCGGGGGCGGCCATGGTCGCCAGGAGGTGGGCGAGACCGTCGTCGGTGAAGCGCTGCCGGTCGGTGTCGGACAGCCGGTCCGCAGCGGCAGCACCCCGTCGGCCACGACCACGGCGTCCGGCACCGTGCAGGTGGCGAGGAACTCCCGGAGCCGGTCGAACGACCAGCGCTGCGCGGGGTCGTCGGCCGTCAGGCCGCGCACCGCCGGCGCGATCATCCGTGCCGCGGCGCTGCGCACGCCGGCCGCCCGGAGCACAGCGTCGAGGCGGTCGTGCACGGAGAGCGGCCGGGGGTCGTCCTGCCCGAACACCGGCGCCGTCCCCACCGCGAGGAACTGCAGCACCGCGCCCAGCGAGAACAGGTCGGCCGTCTGCTGCGGCACCCAGCCCTCGCCGGGGTTGCGCACGACCTCCAGGGCGGCGAAGCCGACCGTGTGGCCCCGGACCCCCCATTCACCGGGCACCCGCGCCATCTCCGGGTCGATCAGCTTCAGCCCGCCGTCCGGGGTCACCATGATGTTGAGCGGGGTGAAGTCCTGGAAGACCAGGCCCCGCGCGTGGACCTCGGCCAGCAGCTCGGTCAGCTTCCGTGCCATGTCCAGCAGTCGGGCCGGCGCCAGGCCGCCCTGTCCCTCGCCCTCCGCGACCTGCTGGTCGAGCCACTGGGCCAGGGTGTCCCCGGGGATCAGGGACTCCACCAGGAAGGTGTGGCCGTCGAGGTCGAAGAGGTCCACCGGCTCGGGCCCGATGCCGGCCAGCGTCTTCAGGGCCTGCCACTCGTTGCGCAGGCCGCCGCGACAGTCCTCGCCGTTCAGCCGCCCGCCCACGAAGGCCCGGGCCTGCTTGACGACGACCTCTTCGCCGGTCCGGTGGTCCAGCGCCCGGTACACGCCGCCGCGGGCGGAGTGGCGGATCGCCTGGCGCACCTCGAACCGGTCGGCGAGCAGCGCGCCCGCCTGGGCCTTCTTCGACGGGGCGGGGTACGGCAGTTCCGCCCAGGACGGCGGGCAGAACCACGGCTTGCGCACGTCCTCGACCGGGATTCCGTCCGGACCGGCGACCCGGATCTCGAACACCCCGTCGTCGGTGAGGACCGGAACGCCCCGGAACGCCCCGAACCGGTACTGCACCAGGCTGCCGGGCCGCACCGGCCGGTCGGACAGGATGGCCGGCCCGGGCAGCCCCGCCGTGGCCTTGTCGAGCGCGGTGGCGAGTTCGCGGAACTCGTCCTCGTCGGACGGGTAGACGGCGATGACCTTGCCGCACTGGGCCCGGTCGTAGCGCTCGCCGGTCATCTCCTCGACCATCCGGATGCTCCGGGAGAACTTGAACGGGACACCGCGCGGGACCAGCACGTCGGCGACCCGGTGCAGCACCTCCGGCGCGGACAGCCGCGTCGCGGAGACGTGCAGCTTCCACCCCTGGATCCGGTCGACGCCCCCTTCGCCGGCCGGTGTCACCCGGCACCAGACCTCGTCCTCGGCGAACGCCCAGCCCTCCAGCCCGTGCTCGGCGAGCACCGACTCCACCACCCACTGCAAGCGAAAGTCATGCACGTGACTACCCCATCCGACGACCTGCCGCTCGGCAGCGACCTTGACGGCCAATCTGGCAGCGGACCGGGGGGACGAGCATGAGGGTGCGACCCTCGTTCCACCCTCGGTCCCGGCAGTTGCGTAAGGGGCTCGCGTAGTTCCACGGAAGCTGCCGCGGCGGGCCGTGGCCGACGATCGGACCCACGAGGCCTCAGCACGTCAGAGGGGATGCCCATGAGGGAACAGCACCCGCCGCCGACCGGCCGGAAGCACGAGATGTCGGTCCTGCGATCAGCCGTCACCGCCTGCGCCGACGGGGCGTCCACCGTCGTCGAGATCAGCGGCGATCCCGGCCTGGGCAAGTCCACGCTGCTCGCCGAACTCGAAAGGCTCGCCCGGGCCGAGGGGCTGACCGTCCCCGCCGACTGCTCCGGAGCCTTCGAACGGCGGGACCCGCTCGTGCTGGACCTGCTCCGGACCCCGGCGCCGGAGGACCCCGGGCGTCACCGGCCGCACCCGGACCCCGCCCGGCCCCTTGCAGCGGCCGGCCGCGGCCGCGCGGTCCTGCTCTGCCTGGACGACCTGCACCGGGCCGACGCATCCGTGCTCGACCCGCTGCACGACCTGCTGCGCACCGCGCCCGGCACCCCGCTGCTCCTCGCCTGCGCCCACCGGCCGCGGCAGTCCCCGGCACGGCTCCTGGCCGCACTCCAGCACCCGGCCGCGCACTACCGGGTCCTCCGCCTCCCGCTCGCGCCGCTGGACTGGGCCGCCTGCGAGACCGTGCTCGGCCCCGAGTACACCTCCGACGACCGGGACCGGCTCTGCACGGCCGGCGAGGGCAACCCGCTCTACCTGAACCTGCTGGGCGAACTGGACCAGAACGCCGCCGCCGGCCTGCCGGCGACCGTCCGGACCGCCCTGATCCGGGAGACCGCGGTGCTTTCCGGCGACGAACTCGCGGTGCTGCGCGCCGCCGCCGTGCTCGGCGACCCCTTCGACCCGCAGCTCCTCGCGGCGGTGGCCGACCTCCCCGACCAGCGGGCCCTGGACGCCCTCGACGGACTGTCGGCCCTCGACCTGGTCCGAGCCGCCGACCCGACCGGGCCGCCGTCGGACGGGCACCGGCTGCTGCGGTCACGCCACGCCGTGCTGCGCGAGGCGGTGTCCAGGGACACCCCACCGGGCTGGGCCCTGGCCGCGCACCGCCGCGCCGACCTGGCCCTGCGCGACAGCGGGGCCGGCCCGCTGGAACGCGCTCCCCACCTCGCGCACTCGGCTCGCCCCGGGGACGGCGCGGCCGTCGCGGTCCTGGTCGAGGCGGCCGCGGCCGCCCGCCACCGCTCCCCCGGCACCACCGCCAGGTGGCTGCGCGCCGCGCTGCGGCTGTCCGCCACGGACTGCTCCGGGCCGGTGCTCCCGCTCAGGGTCGGCCTGCTGCTGGGGCTGGCCGAAGCCGTCGCGATGACCGGTGACCTGACGGGGTGCCGCGACAGCCTGGGTCAGGCCCTCGACCTGGTGCCACCCGACCGGCCCGAGCTGCGGGTGCCGCTGGTGGCGGCCGGTTCGGCGGTCGAACGCACCCTCACCCCGGGGTCGAACGGCCGCGTGCTGGAACGTGAACTGGCCTGCTGGCCGCAGTCCGACTCCCGAGCCGACCCGCTCCGGCTGCAACTCGCCATCGTGCGCACGGCGCAGGGCAGATTCGACGAGGCCGAGGGCCTGCTGGACGCACTCGGGCCGAGCACGTCCGATCGCAGGACACGCAGCGCGGTCGCCGCCTGCCGCGCCCTGGGCACCGCGTACACCGGACGCCAGGAGCCGGCCCGGACGCTCGCGGCCGAAGCGGCCGCCTCCTTCGGCGCCATGACGGACCGGGAGCTGGCGGCCTGCCTCGACGGGGCCGCCCAGCTGGGCTGGGCCGAAGCGCTGTCCGAGCGCCACCACGATGCCGTGCGCCACACCACCCGCGCCGTCGAGGTCGCCCGGCGGACCGAACAGACCCATCTGCTGCCCCATCTGCTGCTGTGCCAGTCGTACGCGCGGCAGGCGACCGGTGAGCTGGAGGGCGGCGCGGCCTCGGCCGGCACCGCCGAGGAGACGGCACGCCGGCTCGCCCTGCCGAACCTCGTCGTCTTCGCACTGACCCTGCGGGCCGCGGCGGCCGCCCTGCGGACCGGACCCGCCTCGGCGGCCGGAACCGTCGAGCAGGCCCTTCGTACCGTCGGCCGTCGCGGCCGGCTCTGGGAGGCGTCCGCCGGCCTGCTGGCCGAGCTGCGCCTGGCGCAGGGCCACCCCGACGACTGCCTGGACCTCGTCCGCGCCGTGGCCGAACCGGGCCGTCCGGTGCCCCTGCCCGCCCTGCGGGCCGCGTGGTGCAGTACTGCCGCCCGGGCCGAGGCGACCCGGGGCGACCGTGCCGCGGCCCGGCACTGGGCCGCGGCCGCCACCGAGGCGGCCGAGGCCGTGGAACTGCCGGGCCAGCGCGGCTACGCCGCACTCGCCCAGGCCTGCGTGCGGACGGACGACCCCGACGCCGCAGCCGAACTCTGCCGCTCCGCAGCCGACCTGTTCGCCGCCGCCGGCCTCTCCCCGCCGAGGCCCGGGCCCGCCTGCTGCTCGGCCGCAGCCTCGCCGACGGCCACCGGCTCGACGAGGCCGCGCTCGCCGTCGGTCGGGCGAAGCAGCTCGCCGACGCCTGCGGAGCAGCCCATCTCGGTGTCCTCGCCGTCCATGCCCAGCGGCGGATCGGCGGTCACCGCCCCCGCCCCGGCCTGCGTGCCCCCGCCCACCCCGCGTTGTCGGAACAGGAACGCCGCATCGCCGAGCTCGTCGGCCGCGGCCGGAGCAACCGTGCCATCGCCACCGAGCTCTTCATCTCCGTCAAGACCGTCGAAGGCCATCTGACCCGCATCTTCCGCAAGCTCCACGTCACGTCACGGTCCGGGCTGACCAGTGCCCTCGGCCTCCTGGACGCCGCCTGAGCGGTGACGCCACCGAGCCGGGTGCTGCGTAGGGGATTTCCGTGATCCTACGGATGCCGGCCCTCCCTCCGACCGGAAAGGATCACCGCGAGCGAAGAACTCGACCCGGCCCATGGCCCTGCTCGCCCCGCACGCTGCCGGGCGGGCGCGTCGAGGACATCAGCGCTCTGCTTCGAGCAGCAGAACCACAACGGACAATTTGGAGGCTTCGTATGGGCCTGGCGGAACGCCGCAGCGTCGAGCGGTTCAAGAACGACGACTACCCGGGCTGGAAGTCCCGGATCGACGCGGCGGCAGGGTTCGACGTGCCGATCGAGGTGGAGTGGCAGGAGCTGGCCGTCCCCGACTACGCCGACAGCTACGCCGAGTACTTCCCCCAGGTGTACTTCCAGCCGCTGGTGGACGCGTTGAGCGCGGTCGGCGCCGATGACATGGGCAAGGACGCGCTCCGCGAGGGGGTCTCGAAGGTCGTCGTCAGGAACACGGGTGAGTACTTCAGCCCGACCGGGATCTCCTTCACCGACGGCGTGCTGACGTTCGACCACAAGTCGGACACCAACACCCACCACGTCGAGGAGCGCACCAAGCGCCTCCAGGAGGTCCTCGAAGCCGGGCTCTGACCCCGACGAGCCGTGAGGGTCCGCCGGTGAACCGGCGGACCCTCACGGTCACGATCCGTGCCCCGGGCGGTATCCCGGCCGGACGCCGCTACTGCAGGAGCTCGGCGTGCGGATGGTCCGGCGACGCGGGGCAGGCGTAGATCTGCTGGTTGCAGCCGCCGGCGAGGCCGATCATGGTGGGGGTCGCGGGAGCGGGGTAGCCGGTGGGCGCCGCGGCGGCGGCCCGGTCCTCGTACGGGATCCAGCCGGGGCCGTTCGGCTGCCACTCGTAGGAGGCGACGGTCAGCATCGGCTGCATCCGGCTGCCGCACGCGCAGCAGTGGAGCGGCCGCGGGTCGGTGGCGCTCCAGGAGGGCAGGCCACCGACCTTCCAGCCGGGGGAGACGGCCAGCTCGCGGTCGTAGTAGGCGTCGTCACCTCCCCCGGCACCGGTGCTGCCCGGCGCCGCGGCGACGGCCTGCCGGGCGCTCCACGCGCGGACCTCCGCGCGCAGGTCCGGCTCGAGTTCCGCCGCCACGGGGTACTCGGTGACCTGCTCCGGGGCGAGCAGGCACGGCTCGGGCACGTAGTCGTCGTACTGGACGGCGGCCGGCTCCGGGGGCGCGGTGAGGATCTCGGCGACAGCGGTGACGGACCGCCAGAACAGCGCCGTCCTCGGAAGGCCCGTCGGTCGGTGGTCGAACGGGCACCACAGCACCTGGAGCAGGTCCGCCCGGCCGGGCGGCCGGAGGGCGGGCACGTCGCGCACGTACAGCTGGGCGAGGGCCAGCATGGCGACCGGTCCGGCCGGAGGACGGCCGGCCCCGGCCCCGGCCGTCGCGGGCACCATCCGCAGAGGCCACCCCGTGTCGCCCGGCGGCCGGCCCCGGGCGCCGGCTCGGACCTCCCGCTGCAGCCGCACCTCCCCGGCGAAGTCGGCGGCAGCAGGGGCGATACCCGATGCGGGCAGTCGCAGTGCGGCCACGGCTCGTCGGCCGGCCAGAGCAGTGGCCCCCGACGGAGCTGTCCTGCCGGGACGGCGACCCGGGCCGCGGGTGCAGCCGGGTCGCCGCGCGGGCCAGCGGCGCCAGCCGGGGAAGACCGCCGCGATGTCGGCCGGCCGCGGCGGGGTGGTGCGGGACGCACCGCCCCGCGCGCCGTTGCGGTTCTCAGTTCCCAAGGTTGGCTCCGCCGCCTTCCGGCACGTTCTCGACGGTGTCCGCGAAGAAGAGCGGCCAGGTCGCTCCGTCGGGCAGCTGGATCATGGCCGTCATCGAGACGGCCCACGGAATGGTGCTGGTGTCGTCCTTGTAGAGGGGTTCACCACGTACTTCACCGCCGCGCCCGCGGGCAGGGCCGCATAGGCGCCGACCCGCTGCACCGCCTTCGCCACCAGTGTCTCGTAGGGCCGCATGCCGTAGCTGGTGATGTTCGCCCCGAGCTGCCGGCACGGGAAGAGGTTCGACCAGGACTGCCTGTCGCCCTTCCCGCCGAGTTGCCGGGCGATCAGGTGGCACCGGGCGAGGGATCCCGCGGGCGCCTTCGCGGTCGCGTCCTGCCAGCCGGTGATGTCGCCCCCGGCCTCGGTCCCGTCCGTGCCGAGGGGGCGGCCAGGCAGGCCTGGGCCTCGCCGGCCCGGGTGCCGGGCCCTCCCCGGGGGGATATCTCCTTGTTGACGTGGTCCACGTTCTCGGACGTGTTGAGGATCCATCCGCCGCCGCTGACGACCCCGCGGGGATGGGCCACGCAGTCGGCCTTGCCGCCGGAGGTCGGGGACGGCGTGGCACCGGCCGCCGGTGCGGGGACGGCGACCGCCGGGACGGGAGTGACATGGGCGATGACGTACTTCTTGCCGCGGATCGTGACCGTGGTCGTCCTCCCCGCCCGGTGGCGGCCGTCAGGGCCGCACGGGCCGGACTCGCGGCCCCCGGGGTCTGCACCTCCAGTGCCGTGTACGTCCCGTTCCCGTTGCGGACCAGCCCGTCGTAGCTGACGGCCGGGCTGGTGAGCGGCGCCGCCTGGGAGGCGGGGAGCGCGGCGATGGCGCCGGGCGAGAGGAACGCCGTCCCCGGCCGCATGTCGACCGTGGCGCCGGTGCGCTCCGCATAGGCCCGCAGTGCGGCCTGCTGCGGCAGCCTCGACGCGCTGTCGCCGCCCTCGGCGGGGTCGTCGGCCCCCTGGCCCGCCGACCGGTCGGACTGCTGCGGCGGGCCGGCCGCGTCACCGCCCTGGTCCATGGCCGCCGCCGCGTCCGGCGGATTGTCCGCGAGGCTCTGCACGGCCGTGGCCATCTGCTGGAGCAAGTCCCTCCCCCGGGACTCCAGTTGCTGCTCATCCCGCTGCAGGGCGCTCACCTGCGCGTTGTGCGCCGTCATGGCGGAGGTGAGCCGCTCCTTCCCGGCGCCGAGCCGGGCCTCCTCCTCGTCGAGCTGGGACTGCTCGCCCCGGATGGTGCTCTGCTCGGCTTCGAGCGCCGCCTTCTCGGCGTTGAGCGCGTCCGCCTCGGCGCGGTACGCGGCGGACGCGGCGGCCTCCCTGGGCAGTTCGAAGGTGCTCTGTCTGCCGTTGTGGGCGGCGATCCTCGCATCCAGATCCCTCGAACGGGCGTTGAAGGCGTCGATCTCCTTGCCCACCGCGGAGTCCTTGCCGTTGTACGTGTCGGCTTCCTTGTTCCAGGCCGCGGACTCCTTGGTGATCTGCTCCGCTTCCGCGACCAGCTTCGCGGCCTGCCGGGCCGTCTCCGCCTCGCGCCGGTTGTAGTCCTCGACCTCCCGGACCAAGGCCGCGGAGGCCGCCTCGATGTCCGCAGGGGGTGACAGTGCGGTGACCGTGCCGGGCCGGGCCGCGACGGCCGCGACCCCGGTGTCCGCACGCGCTCGCGCCGCCGGACCCGCGACCGGCGCCAGGGCCGCCGCCAGGAGCACGCAGGCGATCCGCAGCGCGCCCCGCCCCGGGCGAGCGGCCCTCCGCCGCTTCCGCCCGGTCATGCGCTCACCTGCCCGGCGAGCGCGTCGGCGAGCTTCGAGGCGGTCGGCCGACCGTCGCCCGCCTCGCAGACGGCGACCTCGATCAGCGCCGCGCCCTTCACCCGTGCCTGGTGGTAACAGGCCCATCCCGCAACGGTGTTCTGGGTCGCGGTCCAGACGACGGCGACGGGGGTGGCCGGGTAGGCCGCGTAGGCCCAGGTTGTGGTCCGGCCGGCCTGGTCGGTGCGCGTCGAGGACGGACAGCGGCCGAGACCGGCGGTGAGCGTCCGGAGGGCCGCGCCGGCCTTCGCCCCGTCCGGGAACACCCCGACGACCTGGTTCACGGTGTAGGCGCCGCTGCTCCCGGCGTCCTGGTAGGTCGCCGACAGGAACGCCGTCCACGCGCGGCCGTAGACCGACTGGGTGGCCGGTCCCACGGCCACGGCGCAGTCCGCCGGGGACACCTCGATCGCGGCGTGCGGCCGGTCCGACCGGGGGCCGGGGACGAGCGTCGCCCCGGCCAGTCGGCTGACAGCCTCGGGCGGGAGGATGTCCGCCTGGACGGTTCCCGCGACGATGCGCGGCGCA
The Kitasatospora paranensis genome window above contains:
- a CDS encoding ALQxL family class IV lanthipeptide, translating into MEFDIEALQELVAQEEQAVGACAVSCGRSCRLTVCPATCQITND
- a CDS encoding ALQxL family class IV lanthipeptide, whose amino-acid sequence is MDFDLEALQLLVPQEAQAAAGCVRTCSPTICPRTCTTTGE
- a CDS encoding ALQxL family class IV lanthipeptide, giving the protein MDFDIEALQELVVQEEQAVGACSPSCIRTCGLTLCPQTAATIGN
- a CDS encoding ALQxL family class IV lanthipeptide, with protein sequence MDFDIEALQELVAQEEQAVGACDWTCNKTCRLTICPATCAATDG
- a CDS encoding alpha/beta hydrolase family protein, with the protein product MRRIVVPEGEILPLAAWTPAGLWLPHSDPRRPRTMAWLPPGSPDLRVPTAPVGPWRPGRVESFPGAQGPVEAVVYGPDWRTSPLVVVTLHGGPTSRWTLGFNPLFQLLAAAGIAVVAPNQRGSTGYGAEHTLALVGAWGVPDLADVSAVGAFVRACRAPGLERPAVLGVSYGGYLALLAAATRPDLWSACVAVAPFLSGPRLHAEGFVTVRGMVERLDGLTEATDALGPRDVTRFAADLRARLLLVHGARDESTPVAHSRELVCQLAGLGRREGTDFRYLEPPDRGHAVLGASVRDPVAALVARFLADGEPAARPARVPAHERR
- a CDS encoding lanthionine synthetase LanC family protein, with translation MGLLTLADRHLRREDLRAAVARAADWTARRRDKTPRLMPGLYFGRSGTAWALHDAARHLGDEELAQQAVELGLSVPVEWPNPDVCHGVAGSVLAQLHLWRGTGRGEFLERATRGGDALLAAAEPGDGRLYWPVPKSMDSLLAGINHLGFAHGVAGVGYTLLATAQATGDQRYLEAAVAAGNTLAFEAERGPSGAYWRNDRSDEPGTGMRFHWCSGSSGVGTFLLRLWQATGDAEYLRLTEQAAQAVHRARWFSGTAACHGLAGNGEFLLDLADAVGGPYRGGPRSWPPRWCCATVSTASGW
- a CDS encoding protein kinase domain-containing protein: MHDFRLQWVVESVLAEHGLEGWAFAEDEVWCRVTPAGEGGVDRIQGWKLHVSATRLSAPEVLHRVADVLVPRGVPFKFSRSIRMVEEMTGERYDRAQCGKVIAVYPSDEDEFRELATALDKATAGLPGPAILSDRPVRPGSLVQYRFGAFRGVPVLTDDGVFEIRVAGPDGIPVEDVRKPWFCPPSWAELPYPAPSKKAQAGALLADRFEVRQAIRHSARGGVYRALDHRTGEEVVVKQARAFVGGRLNGEDCRGGLRNEWQALKTLAGIGPEPVDLFDLDGHTFLVESLIPGDTLAQWLDQQVAEGEGQGGLAPARLLDMARKLTELLAEVHARGLVFQDFTPLNIMVTPDGGLKLIDPEMARVPGEWGVRGHTVGFAALEVVRNPGEGWVPQQTADLFSLGAVLQFLAVGTAPVFGQDDPRPLSVHDRLDAVLRAAGVRSAAARMIAPAVRGLTADDPAQRWSFDRLREFLATCTVPDAVVVADGVLPLRTGCPTPTGSASPTTVSPTSWRPWPPPATTTGGCGRAPTSARAPTPATSSTARPASWACSPWPTVTCGGRTCARPSPGRRTGPLGAATKLPG
- a CDS encoding helix-turn-helix transcriptional regulator, producing the protein MQYCRPGRGDPGRPCRGPALGRGRHRGGRGRGTAGPARLRRTRPGLRADGRPRRRSRTLPLRSRPVRRRRPLPAEARARLLLGRSLADGHRLDEAALAVGRAKQLADACGAAHLGVLAVHAQRRIGGHRPRPGLRAPAHPALSEQERRIAELVGRGRSNRAIATELFISVKTVEGHLTRIFRKLHVTSRSGLTSALGLLDAA
- a CDS encoding non-ribosomal peptide synthetase, whose protein sequence is MVPATAGAGAGRPPAGPVAMLALAQLYVRDVPALRPPGRADLLQVLWCPFDHRPTGLPRTALFWRSVTAVAEILTAPPEPAAVQYDDYVPEPCLLAPEQVTEYPVAAELEPDLRAEVRAWSARQAVAAAPGSTGAGGGDDAYYDRELAVSPGWKVGGLPSWSATDPRPLHCCACGSRMQPMLTVASYEWQPNGPGWIPYEDRAAAAAPTGYPAPATPTMIGLAGGCNQQIYACPASPDHPHAELLQ
- a CDS encoding sensor domain-containing protein, whose amino-acid sequence is MLAGVGWWVWPRQPAAIAPRIVAGTVQADILPPEAVSRLAGATLVPGPRSDRPHAAIEVSPADCAVAVGPATQSVYGRAWTAFLSATYQDAGSSGAYTVNQVVGVFPDGAKAGAALRTLTAGLGRCPSSTRTDQAGRTTTWAYAAYPATPVAVVWTATQNTVAGWACYHQARVKGAALIEVAVCEAGDGRPTASKLADALAGQVSA